Proteins found in one Mucilaginibacter gracilis genomic segment:
- a CDS encoding mannose-1-phosphate guanylyltransferase — MNSNNYAIIMAGGIGSRFWPISRTSHPKQFIDILGTGKTLIQQTYDRFLKVCPKENIYVVTNEIYTDLVKTQLPDMADGQILTEPVMRNTAPCVAYGCFKIESLNPDAAIVIAPSDHLILDEQGFVNTIEKSLATASTHGCLVTLGIKPSRPDTGYGYIQYTDKIIDGDFHKVKTFTEKPTIEIAKTFIQSGDFLWNAGIFIWSAKAILESFKKYLPEINDIFADAKSVYNTTDEKPYIHNAYQQCTNISIDYGIMEKADNVYVLPSEFGWSDLGTWASIYQLAEKDYVGNAVIPAEKVIMYDSSNCMVNVPADKLVILKGLHDFIVVESNNTLLICPREDEQNVKKVVADVKQKFGTKYI, encoded by the coding sequence ATGAATAGTAACAATTACGCCATTATTATGGCCGGAGGTATAGGAAGCCGTTTTTGGCCAATCAGCAGAACCTCACACCCCAAACAATTTATTGACATATTGGGCACAGGTAAAACATTGATACAACAAACGTATGATCGCTTTTTAAAAGTATGCCCAAAGGAAAATATTTACGTTGTTACCAACGAAATATATACCGACCTGGTTAAAACACAATTGCCGGATATGGCCGACGGGCAGATATTGACAGAACCTGTAATGCGCAACACCGCACCCTGCGTAGCATACGGCTGTTTTAAAATTGAAAGCCTTAACCCCGATGCCGCAATTGTAATTGCCCCATCGGACCATTTAATTTTAGATGAGCAGGGTTTTGTAAATACAATTGAAAAATCGTTGGCAACAGCAAGCACGCATGGTTGTTTGGTAACTTTAGGTATCAAACCATCAAGGCCGGATACCGGATACGGCTATATACAGTATACTGATAAAATTATTGACGGCGATTTCCATAAAGTAAAAACCTTTACCGAGAAGCCAACGATAGAAATAGCTAAAACATTTATACAAAGCGGCGACTTTTTATGGAATGCCGGGATATTTATATGGTCGGCTAAGGCGATACTGGAATCGTTTAAAAAATATTTGCCCGAGATAAACGACATTTTTGCTGATGCCAAATCGGTTTATAACACAACCGACGAGAAACCTTACATTCACAATGCCTACCAGCAGTGTACCAATATATCGATAGATTACGGTATTATGGAAAAGGCCGACAATGTATATGTACTCCCGTCGGAATTTGGCTGGAGCGATTTAGGAACCTGGGCATCTATTTACCAACTTGCCGAAAAAGATTATGTAGGCAATGCCGTTATCCCTGCCGAAAAGGTTATCATGTACGATTCATCAAATTGTATGGTTAATGTACCTGCCGATAAACTGGTTATACTAAAAGGCCTGCATGATTTTATAGTAGTAGAATCAAACAATACTCTATTGATTTGCCCACGCGAAGACGAACAAAACGTTAAAAAAGTAGTAGCCGACGTAAAGCAAAAGTTTGGAACGAAGTATATTTAA
- the rlmB gene encoding 23S rRNA (guanosine(2251)-2'-O)-methyltransferase RlmB, with amino-acid sequence MSFNNREPKREYNQMVFGIRAVIEAIKSGKDIESLFIQRGLGGELIYELRTLLTEYKIESQQVPVEKLNRITLKNHQGVIAVISPITYQKIEDIIPMVFERGEVPLILILDGVTDVRNVGAIARTAECAGVHAIVVPSKGTAQINPDTIKTSAGALYNIPVCRESSLLQTARFLQASGLQIVCCTEKTQDYIYAPDYTAPTAIIMGGEDDGVSNEIIRMADHLAKIPMYGQIESLNVSVSTGVILYEAIRQRRG; translated from the coding sequence ATGAGTTTTAACAACAGGGAGCCCAAGCGCGAATACAACCAGATGGTGTTTGGTATCCGGGCCGTTATAGAGGCTATAAAATCGGGAAAGGATATCGAATCGCTCTTTATTCAGCGTGGCCTTGGCGGCGAATTAATTTACGAACTCAGAACCTTATTAACCGAATACAAGATAGAATCGCAGCAGGTACCTGTAGAAAAACTAAACCGGATAACACTTAAAAATCACCAGGGGGTTATCGCTGTTATATCGCCAATTACCTACCAAAAAATTGAAGACATCATCCCTATGGTGTTTGAAAGGGGAGAGGTGCCCTTGATACTTATTTTAGATGGCGTTACCGATGTGCGCAACGTAGGTGCCATTGCCCGCACTGCCGAATGTGCCGGTGTGCATGCCATCGTAGTTCCGTCAAAAGGTACGGCACAAATTAATCCAGATACCATTAAAACATCCGCAGGGGCGTTATACAACATTCCGGTTTGCCGCGAGAGCAGTTTGCTGCAAACCGCCAGGTTTTTACAGGCATCGGGCCTGCAAATAGTTTGCTGCACCGAAAAAACCCAGGATTATATTTATGCGCCCGATTACACCGCACCCACAGCCATTATAATGGGAGGGGAAGACGACGGCGTAAGCAACGAAATTATCCGCATGGCCGATCATCTGGCCAAAATACCTATGTACGGCCAGATAGAATCCCTCAACGTATCGGTATCAACCGGCGTTATTTTATACGAAGCCATCAGGCAGAGGAGGGGTTAA
- the recQ gene encoding DNA helicase RecQ, with protein METKKSLFDNLQNFFGFDNFKGEQEAIITNILSGNDTFVIMPTGGGKSMCYQLPALMTDGMAIVISPLIALMKNQVDQLRAFGGSDSIAHFLNSSLTKSEITKVKEDVLSGKTKLLYVAPESLTKQENIDFLRLNQVSFVAVDEAHCISEWGHDFRPEYRKIRQVISNIGDNIPIIALTATATPKVQQDIQKNLQMNNATIYKSSFNRGNLFYEVRAKRQVLKEIVRFVKQHQGKSGIIYCLSRKKVEEVAEALSLNGVKALPYHAGLDAKVRADTQDRFLMEDVDVIVATIAFGMGIDKPDVRYVIHHDVPKSMEGYYQETGRAGRDGGEGVCLAFYSEKDIDKLQKFMKDKPVAEREIGTQILKEVIDYAESAVCRRKQILHYFGENFNEAGCNCMCDNCSATKQHFDAEAPLHKALSLMKKLGEKFDDHHIISVLMGVDNPQIHNYEHHLIEEFGSGKEEGENLWNSLMRQALLNNFVSKDIDQYGLLRLTKSGNAFIDNPHSLRYVLNRPMGSTDDDDGEDGPKSGTGALDTVLLQMLKDQRKKIAKQKGLPPFVIFQDPSLEEMCTHYPINIEELKQISGVGAGKALKFGAPFIDLIKKYVEEHDIDRPIDMVIKSAANKSALKVYIIQNIDRHLSLEDIANSKGISYEDIIREVESIVNSGTKLNLNYYIDEMIDEDRQEEVFDYFKSSEIDSIDDALVELGPNEYTREEMQLMRIKFMSELGN; from the coding sequence ATTGAAACGAAGAAGTCACTGTTCGATAATCTTCAGAATTTTTTTGGATTCGACAACTTCAAGGGAGAGCAAGAAGCTATAATAACCAACATATTATCTGGCAACGATACTTTTGTTATCATGCCAACGGGCGGTGGTAAGTCCATGTGTTACCAATTACCAGCATTAATGACCGACGGGATGGCCATTGTTATTTCGCCCCTTATTGCTTTAATGAAAAACCAGGTAGACCAGCTCAGGGCCTTTGGAGGATCAGACAGCATTGCACATTTTTTAAATTCGTCTTTAACCAAGTCCGAAATAACCAAGGTTAAGGAGGATGTTCTTTCGGGCAAAACCAAACTCCTCTATGTTGCTCCCGAATCGCTAACCAAGCAAGAGAACATTGATTTTTTGCGTTTAAATCAGGTGTCGTTTGTGGCTGTAGACGAAGCGCATTGTATATCCGAGTGGGGGCATGATTTTAGGCCCGAGTACCGCAAAATCCGTCAGGTAATTAGTAACATTGGCGATAATATACCAATTATAGCTTTAACAGCTACAGCAACACCCAAAGTGCAGCAGGACATTCAAAAAAACCTGCAAATGAATAATGCAACCATTTACAAATCGTCGTTTAACCGGGGTAACCTTTTTTATGAGGTTAGGGCCAAGCGCCAGGTTTTAAAAGAGATAGTACGGTTTGTTAAGCAGCACCAGGGAAAATCGGGTATTATTTATTGCCTGAGCCGCAAAAAAGTAGAAGAGGTTGCCGAAGCACTATCGTTAAACGGCGTTAAAGCATTACCTTACCATGCCGGCCTGGATGCCAAGGTGCGCGCCGATACCCAGGATAGGTTTTTGATGGAGGATGTTGACGTTATTGTGGCAACTATTGCCTTTGGTATGGGTATTGATAAGCCCGATGTTCGTTACGTAATACACCACGATGTGCCTAAAAGCATGGAGGGCTATTACCAGGAAACCGGTAGGGCCGGACGCGATGGCGGCGAGGGCGTTTGCCTTGCTTTTTACAGCGAAAAAGATATTGACAAGCTGCAAAAGTTTATGAAAGATAAGCCTGTGGCCGAAAGGGAAATAGGTACACAGATATTAAAGGAAGTTATTGATTATGCCGAATCGGCCGTGTGCCGCCGTAAGCAGATACTCCATTATTTTGGCGAAAACTTTAACGAGGCCGGCTGTAATTGCATGTGCGATAACTGCAGCGCAACCAAACAACATTTTGATGCCGAAGCACCTTTGCACAAGGCTTTAAGCCTGATGAAAAAATTGGGCGAAAAGTTTGACGACCATCACATCATCAGCGTTTTAATGGGAGTTGATAACCCGCAGATACACAATTACGAGCACCACCTGATAGAAGAATTTGGTTCGGGAAAAGAAGAAGGCGAAAACCTTTGGAACTCATTAATGCGCCAGGCTTTGCTTAATAATTTTGTATCTAAAGATATAGATCAATATGGCTTACTGCGTTTAACCAAATCGGGCAATGCTTTTATTGATAACCCGCATTCGTTACGTTATGTATTGAACAGGCCAATGGGTTCTACAGACGACGATGATGGTGAAGACGGGCCGAAAAGCGGAACCGGCGCACTGGATACCGTGCTTTTGCAGATGTTGAAAGACCAGCGTAAAAAAATTGCTAAACAAAAGGGTTTACCGCCTTTCGTTATCTTTCAGGACCCATCGTTAGAGGAAATGTGTACGCATTACCCAATCAACATCGAAGAGTTGAAGCAAATATCGGGCGTTGGCGCAGGCAAAGCCTTAAAATTTGGCGCTCCTTTTATCGATCTCATTAAAAAATATGTTGAGGAGCACGATATAGACCGCCCTATTGATATGGTGATTAAAAGTGCGGCCAATAAATCGGCATTAAAGGTTTACATTATCCAAAATATCGACCGCCACTTATCGCTCGAAGATATTGCCAATTCAAAGGGTATCAGTTACGAAGATATTATTCGCGAAGTGGAATCGATAGTGAACTCGGGCACCAAGTTAAACCTCAATTACTATATTGACGAGATGATTGATGAAGACAGGCAGGAAGAGGTATTTGATTACTTTAAATCGAGCGAGATCGACTCCATAGATGATGCATTGGTTGAGCTTGGCCCCAACGAATATACCCGCGAAGAAATGCAGCTAATGCGCATTAAGTTTATGAGCGAGTTGGGCAACTAA
- the chrA gene encoding chromate efflux transporter, translated as MKLTNNTNQNTPPLGGGGARKIIFLRDVLFYTLTSFGGPQAHIAVLMREFVDKRRYITESELMELNALSQILPGPSSTQTLIGIAWKVGGLPLSIITFLIWILPSASIMCMAAISFKMFASRERFHDILRFIQPVAIGIVAYATFNFAHKFIKTKVSAMLAIGSLIATLILQTPYAFPILIMMGGILSSAMETQPQENELRVKLFANVNPNKVAYFIGILLLFAALGAIVNRTSPFSLPIRLFENFYRNGILIFGGGQVLVPLMYTEFVEVKHYLLPTEFLSGYALQQALPGPTFSFTSFLGGIALGNEGYGIGGQILGSVVAVIGINLPGMILILFIVPFWEDLKKITRIKNSLSGINAVAVGFMATAFLLLYRPVGINLLANGIIVATFLLLKYTKIKTPFIIVIGVALGFIF; from the coding sequence ATGAAATTGACAAACAACACAAATCAAAATACTCCCCCTTTAGGGGGCGGGGGGGCTCGTAAAATCATCTTTCTGCGCGATGTATTATTTTATACACTCACATCATTCGGCGGGCCGCAGGCCCATATAGCAGTATTGATGCGCGAGTTTGTAGATAAGCGCCGCTATATTACCGAAAGTGAGTTGATGGAACTTAATGCGCTTTCGCAGATATTGCCCGGCCCATCGTCAACCCAAACCCTTATTGGTATAGCCTGGAAGGTTGGCGGCCTGCCCTTATCCATCATCACGTTTTTAATATGGATACTGCCATCGGCATCCATTATGTGCATGGCGGCAATAAGCTTTAAAATGTTTGCTTCACGCGAAAGGTTTCACGATATTCTGCGTTTTATACAACCTGTGGCCATAGGTATAGTGGCTTATGCAACCTTTAATTTTGCGCATAAATTTATAAAAACCAAGGTGAGTGCCATGCTGGCAATTGGCTCGCTTATAGCAACGCTTATTTTGCAAACCCCTTATGCTTTCCCTATCCTTATTATGATGGGTGGCATACTGTCATCGGCGATGGAAACTCAGCCGCAGGAAAACGAATTGCGGGTAAAGCTTTTTGCCAATGTTAACCCCAATAAGGTGGCGTATTTTATTGGTATTTTATTGTTGTTTGCAGCTTTAGGTGCCATTGTTAACCGTACATCGCCATTTAGTTTACCAATCCGCCTGTTCGAAAACTTTTACCGTAATGGCATCCTTATTTTTGGAGGCGGACAGGTATTGGTACCCTTAATGTACACCGAGTTTGTTGAAGTAAAACACTACCTGCTCCCTACCGAATTTTTGTCGGGCTATGCGTTGCAACAAGCCTTGCCGGGCCCTACATTTTCGTTCACATCTTTTTTAGGCGGCATAGCCTTGGGCAACGAAGGTTACGGCATAGGCGGCCAAATATTGGGTAGCGTTGTAGCCGTAATAGGTATTAACCTGCCCGGCATGATACTGATACTATTCATCGTTCCGTTTTGGGAAGATTTGAAAAAAATAACCCGCATAAAAAACTCATTAAGCGGTATTAACGCCGTAGCGGTGGGTTTTATGGCTACAGCTTTTTTGTTGCTTTACAGGCCGGTAGGTATCAATTTGTTAGCCAACGGCATTATTGTTGCAACATTCCTGCTGTTAAAATACACAAAAATAAAAACCCCGTTCATTATCGTGATCGGGGTTGCGTTGGGTTTTATATTTTAA
- the dnaB gene encoding replicative DNA helicase: MIFENENQAGKPNFTGERRSRFSSTVQNGVGKLPPQATDLEEAVLGALMLEKDALSSVIDILKPEVFYRDSHQKIFQAIRVLFEKTSPVDILTVTAQLRLQGELEMIGGAYYITELTNRVASAANIEYHSRIIIQKYLQRELIRISTDVINSAYEDTTDVLDLLDKAEKGLFDIAQNNLRRDSRKMDDILHETLKEIEALKDKKDGLTGVASGFTDLDRMTSGWQKSDLVIIAARPAMGKTAFVLTCARNAAVDFNRPVVVFSLEMSSVQLVNRLISGETQIEQEKIRKGRLEEWEWEQIHSKIGRLEQAPLIIDDTPGLNIFEFRAKCRRLKSQHDIQLIIIDYLQLMQGKADGKNGNREQEIGSISRALKSVAKELNVPVIALSQLSRAVESRPGGSKRPMLSDLRESGSIEQDADMVLFLYRPEYYGLEFDEDNNPTAGVGEVIIAKHRNGETGRVRLKFVGKYVKFTDLDDGPDNFGTGGSGAPSPFAGLAPSQDFDKPSNFIIRPSKMNDEEPPF; this comes from the coding sequence ATGATTTTTGAGAACGAGAACCAGGCAGGCAAACCCAATTTTACAGGTGAAAGACGCAGCAGATTTAGCAGTACGGTACAAAATGGAGTAGGAAAATTACCCCCGCAAGCAACTGATTTAGAGGAGGCTGTACTGGGTGCACTGATGCTGGAAAAGGATGCCCTATCATCGGTTATTGATATACTAAAACCCGAGGTTTTTTACCGGGATAGCCACCAAAAAATATTTCAGGCTATACGCGTTTTGTTCGAAAAAACGTCGCCGGTTGATATTTTAACCGTTACCGCCCAACTGCGTTTGCAGGGCGAACTTGAAATGATAGGCGGTGCCTATTACATTACCGAATTAACTAACCGCGTTGCTTCGGCGGCAAATATTGAGTATCACTCGCGTATTATAATTCAGAAGTATTTGCAGCGCGAACTCATCAGGATATCAACCGATGTTATTAATAGCGCCTACGAGGATACTACCGACGTTTTGGATTTGCTTGACAAGGCCGAAAAAGGTTTGTTTGATATAGCCCAAAATAACCTTCGCCGCGATTCGCGCAAAATGGATGATATTTTGCACGAAACGCTAAAAGAAATTGAAGCTTTAAAGGATAAAAAGGATGGTTTAACAGGTGTTGCATCCGGCTTTACCGATTTGGACAGGATGACATCGGGCTGGCAAAAATCAGATTTGGTTATTATTGCTGCCAGGCCGGCTATGGGTAAAACAGCATTTGTTTTAACCTGCGCACGCAATGCCGCGGTAGACTTTAACCGCCCGGTTGTAGTGTTCTCGCTCGAAATGTCGTCGGTGCAGTTGGTTAACCGTTTAATATCCGGGGAAACCCAAATTGAACAGGAAAAAATACGCAAGGGCCGCTTAGAAGAGTGGGAATGGGAACAGATACACTCTAAAATTGGCCGTTTAGAACAAGCACCGCTAATTATTGATGATACCCCGGGGCTTAATATATTTGAGTTTAGGGCTAAATGCCGCAGGCTAAAATCGCAGCACGATATACAGCTTATTATTATTGATTACCTGCAACTGATGCAGGGCAAGGCCGATGGTAAAAATGGTAACCGCGAGCAGGAAATTGGTAGTATATCGAGAGCATTAAAATCGGTAGCTAAGGAATTGAATGTACCGGTTATTGCACTATCGCAGTTAAGCCGGGCGGTTGAAAGCAGGCCAGGTGGTTCAAAAAGACCCATGTTATCGGATTTGCGCGAATCGGGTTCAATTGAGCAGGATGCGGATATGGTACTTTTCCTTTACCGCCCTGAGTATTACGGACTGGAGTTTGATGAAGATAATAACCCAACAGCAGGCGTAGGCGAGGTAATTATAGCCAAGCACCGTAACGGCGAAACAGGCCGCGTGCGCTTAAAATTTGTTGGCAAGTATGTTAAATTTACCGATTTAGATGATGGCCCTGATAACTTTGGCACGGGCGGCAGCGGCGCTCCAAGTCCGTTTGCAGGTTTGGCCCCATCTCAGGATTTTGATAAGCCGAGTAATTTTATCATCAGGCCATCAAAAATGAACGATGAAGAACCACCGTTTTAA